The window TGTCGCGCAGGCGCAGCTGGCGGACGATCTCCTCCGCGGCCTCGAGGTTGTTCTTGGTGACGGTCTCCTCGAGGTTTCCACCGGAGCCGACGAACTTCCCGGTGTTGACGTCGACGACCGTCATGGCCTCGGTGCGGTCGATCACGAGCGAGCCGCCCGAGGGCAGCCAGACCTTGCGGTCGAGTGCCTTCTCGATCTGTTCTGTGACACGGAAGTCGTCGAACGGGTCTCCCCCGCCCTCGTACCGCTCGACGCGCTCCAAGAGGTCGGGGGCGACGGCCTCGAGGTAGCCCTCGATGGTGTGCTGCGCCTCCTCACCCTGGATGAGCATCTTCGTGAAGTCCTCGTTGAACACGTCGCGCACGATCTTCACGAGAAGGTCGGGCTCGGAGTGCAGCAGCGCAGGCGCCTGAACGGACTCGTTCTGACGGCTGATGTGCTCCCACTGCGCGGTGAGGCGCTGCACGTCGCGGGTCAGCTGCTCCTCGGTCGCACCTTCGGCCGCGGTGCGGACGATCACGCCGGCGGACTCCGGCAGCACTTCCTTGAGGATGCGCTTGAGGCGCGCGCGCTCGGTGTCGGGCAGTTTGCGGGAGATGCCGTTCATCGCGCCCCCGGGTACGTACACGAGGTACCGGCCGGGAAGCGAGATCTGGCTGGTGAGTCGAGCACCCTTGTGCCCGACGGGATCCTTCGTGACCTGCACGAGCACCTTGTCGCCGCTCTTGAGCGCCAGTTCGATGCGTCGCGGCTGGTTGCCGGTCTCGACCGCATCCCAGTCGACCTCGCCCGAGTAGAGGACGGCGTTGCGCCCGCGACCGATGTCGACGAAGGCGGCCTCCATGCTCGGGAGGACGTTCTGCACACGACCGAGGTAGACGTTGCCGATGAGCGACGCGTCCTGGTTGCGTGCCACGTAGTGCTCCACGAGGACGTTGTCCTCGAGCACGGCGATCTGGATGCGGCCGTTCTTCGAACGGACGACCATCACACGATCGACCGCTTCACGGCGTGCGAGGAACTCCGCCTCCGTGACCACGGGGCGGCGGCGTCCGGCATCGCGGCCGTCCCGGCGGCGCTGCTTCTTGGCCTCGAGGCGGGTCGAGCCCTTGATGCGCTGCGGCTCGGTGATGACCTCGACGGCCCGCTGACGCGGCGCGCGGGCGGGTTCTCCGCTGTCGGCTCCGTCGCGCTCGGAGCCCCGTCGGCGGCCGCGACGACGGCTCGATGACGAGGGCGCGTCCTCGTCCTCCGGCTCGGGCAGGGCGGGCAGCGCCACGACCTCGGGAGCGTAGAAGTGCAGCTGGGTGGAGACCGCCGACACGAAGACCTCGGGAAGCAGCCCCAGCGAGACGGCCGTGACCGGACCGGGCTTCTCCGCGGGCTCCTCGGGCTCCTGCTCGACGACCGCGGCCGGTTCCTCGGGAGCAGCGACCGGCTTCTCGACGGCGGGGGCGGACTCGTCGGATGCGGATTCCGCCGCAACCGCGGCGGGATCGTCCGGCGTGGAGTCAGCGGATGCATCGTCAGCGGACGGGGCGGCGGCGGCGGAGGTCTCAGGTGCTTCAGCGGGCTGCTCGACCGCCGCATCCGCATCGGCGTCGCTCACCGGCGCAGCCTCTTCGGGTGCGTCGGCTGCGTCCGCAGTCTGCAAGACGTCGCCGGGCGACTCTTCCACCGCAGCGGGAGCGGCCTCGTCCACGGGGAACGTCAGCTGTTCGTCGCTCCGCTCATTGCGATCATCGGACTGGTTTGCGTCATCGGCCTTCACCGGCGTACTCCTCACCGGGGCGACACCGCGCGTCGCCCGGCAAAATCTCGTGCGGCGCCGCACCAGCGGTGCCGTCGGCTCATTCGGTCTGCAGCCGGCACACGGCACGGGCTGCGCGGGCGATCATTGCCCGAAGTCTGCGTCGATGTCCCGCACAGCGCGGCTGCGCAGGACATCGTCAGCCATTATCGCACTTCCGGCGCCGATCCGCGTCAGGCGCGGTACCCGGCCCGTCGTCACCCTCAGCGGGTGCATGAGAACGCGGTG is drawn from Microbacterium binotii and contains these coding sequences:
- a CDS encoding Rne/Rng family ribonuclease; amino-acid sequence: MQTADAADAPEEAAPVSDADADAAVEQPAEAPETSAAAAPSADDASADSTPDDPAAVAAESASDESAPAVEKPVAAPEEPAAVVEQEPEEPAEKPGPVTAVSLGLLPEVFVSAVSTQLHFYAPEVVALPALPEPEDEDAPSSSSRRRGRRRGSERDGADSGEPARAPRQRAVEVITEPQRIKGSTRLEAKKQRRRDGRDAGRRRPVVTEAEFLARREAVDRVMVVRSKNGRIQIAVLEDNVLVEHYVARNQDASLIGNVYLGRVQNVLPSMEAAFVDIGRGRNAVLYSGEVDWDAVETGNQPRRIELALKSGDKVLVQVTKDPVGHKGARLTSQISLPGRYLVYVPGGAMNGISRKLPDTERARLKRILKEVLPESAGVIVRTAAEGATEEQLTRDVQRLTAQWEHISRQNESVQAPALLHSEPDLLVKIVRDVFNEDFTKMLIQGEEAQHTIEGYLEAVAPDLLERVERYEGGGDPFDDFRVTEQIEKALDRKVWLPSGGSLVIDRTEAMTVVDVNTGKFVGSGGNLEETVTKNNLEAAEEIVRQLRLRDIGGIIVVDFIDMVLESNRDLVLRRLIECLSRDRTKHQVAEVTSLGLVQMTRKKLGLGLLETFSEACEVCAGRGVIVHHDPVVKHRGGAGNGNANGNGNGNGGGTNGNGRRSRQNTQPQAPAGQAHVITAGVKSALAQIAASTIHPGSEEAIVSDVEVSVATVEVVEQVEERPRAKRKKPRHEAKPKSEKELLLDSVLDALPEPKAPGQGRGRRRVTTAALTGTPVVHVPDGE